CTCACGCTGATTGTGCGCGCTAGGGTATCTACGAATAGCAAAAATATCGCCCCCATAAATATACTAGCAGGCAGGCTACGGGCGTTGTTCGCGCCTACTAGCATGCGCGCCAGGTGAGGCATCAGCAGTCCAACCCACGCCACGATACCGCTCACGCACACGCTGCATGCCGTTAGAAGCGTCGCGCAGACGATGATGACGCCGCGCTCGAGCGTTACGTTTACGCCCAGCCTCGCCGCGCTCTCGTCGCCTAGCGAAAGCAAATTTATCCTCCAGCTCATCGCTACGAGCAGCACTGCGCAGGCTATCATCACGGGCGCGATAAATTTAAGATTATCCGCATCGATCTTAGCTAGGCTGCCTAGCTGCCAGTAAACGATGTCGGGTAGCTTGGTCTCGGGATCGGCGACGTATTTTAAAAAGCCGATAACGGAAGCCATCAGACCGCTAACGATGATACCTGATAGCACCAGCATCAGCGTGCTAGAGCGCCCCATCAGACGCGGTATGGATAGCGTCATGCCTACGGCCGCAAGCCCGCAGACGAAGGCTAACGCCTGCACCCAAAAAAGAGGCATATCAAACATAATCGCAAGCGCGGCTCCCACGCAAGCGCCCGCCGAAACGCCAAGCAGATCGGGGCTAACTAGCTGGTTGCGAAAGACGCCCTGATACGCCGCTCCGCTGATGCTAAGCGCGGCTCCGACGAGGATGGCTGCTATGATGCGCGGTATGCGGATATTTTCGACGACGTTTTGGATATTTGCCGCGACGTCCGTCTGCACGCCGAAAAAGCCGCCGATCACGCTAAGCACGTCAGATGGCGCCACGTAAAATCTGCCCACGCCAAGCGCTATCACGCCGCAAAGAGCGGTCAGCGCTGCTAGCAAAATCAGCGCGAATTTAAAACTCATATTTTTCATCTTTCTCCTAAAATAAAATCTCCGCCCGCGGTAGCCCCACTCGAAAATCGCTCGCAAAAGGGCTAAATTCGCCTTACCGCTAACTTGGCGAGCGAAGCTTTTGTTTATTATTTGCGATCGCTGCTAAAACAGCGAGAAAAAGGCGGTTTTGTTTGCGATCCAGATAATCCGCACCAAGCGCCGAATTTATGCCGCTTGGGTCAAATTTACCCGCCGTTTTGCGTTTAAGGCTTGGGGCTAACGATAAATTTGAGCTAAGCACCCCTTACCGCGTTATCAAATTTAAATATAACGTTTCCGCAAATTTTTGCTGCGCCAAATTTAAACGAAAGCTTCCGCCGCGTCAAATTTAAGCTATTTTACGACGCGGTCCATCCATCTAAAAAGCTCGTCCAGATCATAGTCGCCGCCGTGACCTTGCCCCCAAGGTACCGCAAAATCAACCGTCTTACCCGCATTTTGTAGCCCCAGCGCCAAGATAAGCGGTATCGCTAGAGACGTGTCGGAGTCGGCCGCGCCGTGCCTGATGCGGTAAAATTTGGCCGCGTTTTTATTTCCCAGATAGCTCATCGCGTTTACCATTTTTATGATTTTAGCGTCGGCGCTCTCGCCTTTGCCGCGTTTTGCGCCAAATTCGGTAAAGTGCTTCGCCGCCGCGCCCGCATCGCCGAAAAAGTCGTTTTCGGGATTTTGTAGCTCTAGTCCGTCAAATACGGGAGTAGCCTTAGCGCGCGGCATAGATAGAACAAAGTCTTCAAATTTAAAATCGTATCCGAGCGTGCAGCCCTGCGTTTCAAGCGTGAAAAACTCGGGCTTTAGCAGACTTTTCTCGCGACTTTTCGCAGCTGTAAAAGAGTCTGAGAGCGTCTTTTTGACGTACTCTTTAAAGCTTCCCTCGCCGCTAGGCTCAAGCGTGAGCGCGCGGCCTTTGGCGTCTTTTAAATTTAGCGAATTTACGTAGGCGGGGAAGGCCGATTTTAGCGCGGCGGAGAGCTCTTTTTGCTCTGCGGTTAGCTCGCCGGAGACGGTTTTTGGTTTACCGCTTCGCTCGTTAAATCCAGCCGCACTCAGCGCGCTAAAGTCCGTTTTCTCGTATTTCGTCTGAGCGCCGAACATCCACTCGTAGGCCGCATCGGCGTTTTCTAGGTTCGTAATAGGGCAGTAGGCGGAAACGGCGTAGATCTCGTCGCTAGCCTTCGCGGCTCCGAGTGCCTCTAGATATGGCTCAAACTCGCTTGCGTTTGCCGAGACGCCAAGCAGCGCCGACATCGCTCCGCCCGCGCTCGTGCCGTTTGACACGATTTTATTCGCGTCGCCCGCCATCACTGCGTCGTTAAATTTGAGATACCGCACGGCAGCCTTTAGATCGACGATGGCGGCGGGCGCTTTGCCGCTAAATTTGCCGTTTGCATCCTTGAGCGTCCTGCCTCTAGCTCCAGGCGCAGCGACCACGTAACCGCGCTCAAGCGCCGCTAGCACCGCGTTTGGCTTGCCGTTTTTATCAAGAGCGGGCGTAAAAGGCTTGCCCGGCATATATCCGCCGATGGAGTTTGGCAAAAAGATCGGAGCGCTTGCTGCGCCAAATTTGCCCGCCTCTTTTTTGCCGCCCTCAAAATACTGCGACGGGACGTAAAAATTTAACCTCTGATACTCGCTATCCACGGGATTTGCTACGTAAACTATCCCCTCGTAGGCTCTAAATTTGACCTCTTTTTCGCCTAATTTTATAGAGTGCGTTTCAAATTTATCCGGATCAAATTTTAGATCCGCCGCCTGCGCGCTAAGTGCTGTGCATAGGCATGCCGCGCCAAATGCAAGCGTCCCTTTTTTCATCTTTGTTTCCTTTTGATTTTGCCGGGCTTCCGGCAAAATCGCTCAAATTTGATTATTTGCTGCCGTCCGGATTTAGTCCTTTTAGGATGTAGTCAAATTCCGCGTCGCTAAGGTCGTAGTTCATAAATTTCTTATAAAACGCCTTAGTTTGGGCTTTTACGTCAACGTCCTTAAAGAGCTCCGGCTGAACGATGGTAGCCGCCCATAAAATTTGCAAAGCCGACTCCGCGCCGTATCTATCCCAGCTAAACACGCCTTTTGGGTTGCCGTAGACTTTTTTGTTTTTGACCGCTTTTAGCCCTGCAAATACGGGATCGGCGTAAATTTTCTCAACCGCTTTTTGATTGTCAGCGCCGCCGACGATTATGATATCGGGATCTGCGGCCACGATCTCTTCAGCCGTGATTTCTATCATGCTGCCCTCTTTTTGCACCGCGTTTTTACCGCCCGCGTATTTTACCCACGTGTCGATGATAGTTTTGGTGCCGTCGATTTTTAGCAAGTTTGCGCCACCAACGATGTGTAGTACTTTAGGGCGCGCGGCGTCGTCTAGTTTGCTCGTGCGCTCGGTAACTAGCGCGATGTTGGCATCTAGATTTTCGTTTAGTTCTTTTGCCTTGCTAGCCGCGTCGCCGCCGATGATCTGGGCCGTTAGCAGCACGCTTTTTTTCATATCGTCGTAGTCGCGAAATATCAAATTCACCGCGCTAAAGCCGTTTTTAGTAAGATTTTCTTGGAAATTTTTATTTGACACTATGACTACGTCCGGCGCTAGTTTAACAAGCTCCTCGATCTGGATGTCGTTGCCGTTTAGCGCAGCCGGCACCTCTGCGATGCGAGGGTAAATT
This genomic window from uncultured Campylobacter sp. contains:
- a CDS encoding iron ABC transporter permease, with the protein product MKNMSFKFALILLAALTALCGVIALGVGRFYVAPSDVLSVIGGFFGVQTDVAANIQNVVENIRIPRIIAAILVGAALSISGAAYQGVFRNQLVSPDLLGVSAGACVGAALAIMFDMPLFWVQALAFVCGLAAVGMTLSIPRLMGRSSTLMLVLSGIIVSGLMASVIGFLKYVADPETKLPDIVYWQLGSLAKIDADNLKFIAPVMIACAVLLVAMSWRINLLSLGDESAARLGVNVTLERGVIIVCATLLTACSVCVSGIVAWVGLLMPHLARMLVGANNARSLPASIFMGAIFLLFVDTLARTISVSEVPLGVLTGFIGTIFFVWVLWRNKKVA
- a CDS encoding subtype B tannase, with the protein product MKKGTLAFGAACLCTALSAQAADLKFDPDKFETHSIKLGEKEVKFRAYEGIVYVANPVDSEYQRLNFYVPSQYFEGGKKEAGKFGAASAPIFLPNSIGGYMPGKPFTPALDKNGKPNAVLAALERGYVVAAPGARGRTLKDANGKFSGKAPAAIVDLKAAVRYLKFNDAVMAGDANKIVSNGTSAGGAMSALLGVSANASEFEPYLEALGAAKASDEIYAVSAYCPITNLENADAAYEWMFGAQTKYEKTDFSALSAAGFNERSGKPKTVSGELTAEQKELSAALKSAFPAYVNSLNLKDAKGRALTLEPSGEGSFKEYVKKTLSDSFTAAKSREKSLLKPEFFTLETQGCTLGYDFKFEDFVLSMPRAKATPVFDGLELQNPENDFFGDAGAAAKHFTEFGAKRGKGESADAKIIKMVNAMSYLGNKNAAKFYRIRHGAADSDTSLAIPLILALGLQNAGKTVDFAVPWGQGHGGDYDLDELFRWMDRVVK
- a CDS encoding ABC transporter substrate-binding protein — encoded protein: MKKILTTLLLSAIVALGAEVKTITDMTGNEVKIPAKTQKIAALWHANNQVILVLGGADKIVTTTDQIKKNKWFAKIYPRIAEVPAALNGNDIQIEELVKLAPDVVIVSNKNFQENLTKNGFSAVNLIFRDYDDMKKSVLLTAQIIGGDAASKAKELNENLDANIALVTERTSKLDDAARPKVLHIVGGANLLKIDGTKTIIDTWVKYAGGKNAVQKEGSMIEITAEEIVAADPDIIIVGGADNQKAVEKIYADPVFAGLKAVKNKKVYGNPKGVFSWDRYGAESALQILWAATIVQPELFKDVDVKAQTKAFYKKFMNYDLSDAEFDYILKGLNPDGSK